In the genome of Onychostoma macrolepis isolate SWU-2019 chromosome 10, ASM1243209v1, whole genome shotgun sequence, the window GAGACCATTCGCATCTATAAGATGACTAAAAAGGATGATGGGACATTCAGTTTCAAAGCTGCCTCTGAGGATTTCCCTCAGAAACACAAGGGGGTCGTTATCAACATCGGAATTGCCGAGACAGGTCGGTGGACTCCAGTAATTAAAAGCAGCTAAACTAAATGGGATGAGCATAGGCTAAGCAAGCTTACATTAGACTTAAATAGTAATTGTATATTCTGTTTTCAGGCAAATTTATAATGTCTGCCTCTGTTGACACCACCATTGTGATCTGGGATCTGAAGGGAGAGGTTTTAGCTTCTATTAACACGAATCAGATGACTAACTCGCATGTTGCTGTGTCGCCGTGTGgaaggtttgtttttttttgaaaactcTAGTCTTTAAAGGGCTcatatcatatatttattttctactAATATATACACTTATAATGTTAGTGTAATCTGAAGAgacattttttaatgtagttAAATGTGTTGTATGTTAATGTCCTTTCTTTGATGAAACCTTCTTTGCAACACAAAGAGTCATAAAAAGATTTTTTCCTTCTCATAAGGTTTGTTGCTTCCTGTGGCTTTACTCCTGATGTGAAGGTGTGGGAGGTTTGCTTTGCTAAATCAGGGGAGTTCAAAGAGGTCGCCCGTGCATTTGACCTTAAGGGACACTCAGCTGGGGTTTACTCCTTTGATTTCTCCAATGACTCTCGGAGGCAAGATCATCTCATCTTTTACCACTGAAcaaaacatataataatataaatatatttatataaatacaatcataactaatacatataaatatatattaatacttGATATTAATTATAGcatctattaatattttgaatcatcttaaatgttttaaattagattttattttaattttttctcatttttatttaaaatatttatttttagatttaatttcattatttttattctgttgtttcagtaatttctgtaaatattcagtttttcatcatttaataaaaaaaatgtttttcaattaacaaaatgttattagttttagttaaaaacaacaCTGTTATTAATTAGTGAACAGTTTTAATAACATGATATTAAGATGTGTTAATAATTTAGTTACTTGCTTCTGAACTTAAAATTTTTGGTTTTCATTGAGTTTAGATAGctattcttaaagggatagttcacccaaaaatgaaaattctgtcattgattactcaccctcatgtcgttcatcttcagaatgcaaattaagatatttttgatgaaatccgagagctctctgaccctacATAGAGcgactgaaatgttcccagacccagaaacacatctgtaaaatagtccatgtgacatcagtggttcaaccgtaattttacaaagctatgaGGATACTtattgtgtgcaaagaaaacagaaataacaactatactacgtttctggaactgggaacatttcagttgcgtttctgtctatggagagtcagaaagatctcggatttcatcaaaaatatcttagttTGTTTTTCGAAGAttaacaaaggtcttacgggtttgaaacaacatgaatttttgaaagaaaaaaaaacaattttcctttttttgagtggactaaccctttaataacaGATCTATCACTGCCTTTTACAGAATGGTGACTGTGTCCAAAGACGGCACGTGGAAGCTGTGGGACACTGATGTGGAGTATAAGAAAAAGCAGGACCCATATTTGCTCCGGACCGTGCCATGTCAGGTGTCGGAGGGGAGCCGCATTGCCCTGTCTCCTGACGGTCGTGCAGTAGCCATATCAAACGGTTGTGATATAGCCATGTACAGTACCTGCACTGGTGAACTAGAGGAGGAGTTTCACGGTGTTCACAGCGAAGAGATAACCGACCTTAAGTTTGACGTCAACAATCGTTTCCTAGTGAGTAGCGGGGACCGTGCCATTCGCGTCTTTCATAATGTAACCGGTTACCGCGCTGCCATCCAGGACATGCAGACCATGCTGAAGAAAGCCTCAAATGATGGAGTGAGACAGAGACTCCAGCAGCAGATAACAGATGCTCAGAATGCTCTGGACACAGCGCTGAATGCAGCAAATAACTAAAAGCTGATTTGTTTTCACTGGAAATCTAGTCTGTTTTTGGTTTCAAAATTAAGTTGCTTTAGCATGCTgattttattgaataaattgGGTGTTTTTAAGTGTTTGTAAATTACGTTTGTTCCTCTTTCACTGATTTTTCTACTGTCATCTCTTTGAGGCTTTAAAGGTGACGTTTATGCTTTTGAAGGGAAATATAGTGTCCTACATAGGCAAAATGCagtcatacattttatatatatatatatatataaaaaaaattctaaatgagCATAGCTGAGCCAAACCTGTCTGACAAAAGACACATCATAATCTGATAactaaatattgaaaatgttcAGTCACTGTTTTGCCTTTGCACTGCATTATATTTGACTTTATAATAAGTTGTCTGTATATTGAACTGGGAATATTTTATCATCAAAGAACCTTTAAGGAAATACTATCAGCTGTTTTGAAagtataaacaattaaaaaaaacaagtatattaactttttttaaaaatctaaatgtcaAACAAAAAAGCTcatatttgcttttttattacattttatcttATTCATTGCTGTCTTAAAGATTAAcgtaaataatatttaacattaagtTTAGTAATTACAACACAAATTCATCTAAAACGATAAGAGCTAACCcagaagacttttattttgaaatgaacaatAACCTTTTTGAGTTACGTTAAAGCATTTTAGTTATAAATAAGTACAATATTTACAAGATGAGTTTTGGCCATCGGTCGTTGAGTGATATATATGACTAGCGGCTTTTTCATCTTATAATAAGGTTAACATAAATTTAACAAAGAAAAGCCACAGCAGCCACCTGTGCCCTCAATAAGTAGGTGGGACCTGTCAAGAAGCTCTGGAAAGTGGAGTCGTGAGTTCTCGCGATGCGAGATTAGCGAAGGCAGACTGCGAGACCGACACGATTCCAGTAGAGTACTGATAAAATTCAGAAATGTCGGGTCGCTCGGTCCGCGCGGAGACCCGAAGCCGCGCTAAAGATGACATTAAGAAAGTGATGGCGGCTATCGAGAGAGTACGGAGATGGTGAGTATAACGGGCGGCGTCACCATACTTTCAAAGAgagaaatgtttttcaaaagagAAACTTCAGTCGGAAAGGAGGAGGAGTTTTATAAGAGGATGCCGTTTGATTGACACAAGCGATAGCCAATGGCAGCGcgcttgtctttgttttctcATGGGACAAGTGGCAAAAAGAGGCGGGTCTAGAGAGGACTTTTAAAAGGTTTCTTCATGTTCTGTAGTGTTTAGAACTGACAGTAAccttaaataaatgatttttttttttttactagttaGTAATTGATTCATTCTATTATTCATTTACTGTGCAAAAGAATAATCCAAGCATTCACTCAGGGTTTAGCCCAGCGAAAACCAAGCACTTTTGTGATTGAAATAAATGGGGATATTGGATAGGGTTCAACTCATCAACAAATGGACTTTGTAATCCCACATGTCCTGAAAAAAGCAGCTCTTAGAGGAGCCTTTAAACTTTCTCCATCTGGAAACTTGATAAGTGCTTTTTTCTGCATGGTTGCATTTTTGACATGGAAACTTGATAGAGCTTTCAAGTCATGTATATGGGAAACCTGTTGCACAATTCCTCTATTTCAGGGAGAAGAAATGGGTCACAGTTGGAGATACATCATTAAGAATATTTAAATGGGTTCCTGTGGTGGACACAAAGGAGGTATGACACATTTGAGATGTTGATTTCTCTTGGTTTTAATTGTTTGAGAGTTCATTTTACACGCTAGATCAACATCTGTAAAGTAAAGGATTTTCCAAACTCCTtcactgtatttactgtatctgTAACCTGGTGTGTTTTAGAAGGACAAGAGCAAAGTGTCTGTGGGTGGAGAGATACAACGGAAAAATTTTCCCACGGAGGAGTCATCTGATAACTCCTGTTCTGTACTGCTAGACTTTCAAggtaaacatttgcattttaaaggcGTAGTTCGcccagaaattaaaattctgccaTAAATTGCGCACCCTTCTCAAAACCTCATTACAAAATTGTATTGTTTGTCAAATTATTATCTTCTCTTGGTTGCCTCCTGCCTTTTCAGATGAGAACAGCAACCAAAGTTCTCTGTCAGACTCGTACCAGCATAAAGTAGCTGCAGACAGCAGCAATAACTCCAGTCCACAGCCCAGTGAGCCAGTCAGCCCTGCACCTCAGAGTCTAGACTACCGTACAGATGACCCACAGCCGCCCACCCTCGGCCAAGAAATCATGGAAGGTgagacttgttttttttaagagtttatgAAAGTTTAATCTTAATCTCAGAGCTGaaagattcattcatttatttttttatataatattatattatatatattttaaatatttttcatttttatgataatataaacattttaacatgtaacaTTTTTGTTACACTTTGAGTTTTTCAcgattcattatattttattatattactaattattttaatcatttatgtgttatattatcatttataattgtattacaCATTTCCAAAGGTATATCCAGTGTTTTATAAAGCttgtaattttatgaattttgctTATCAACCTGAGATTTCACAGTAAGTTGTTTGCCCTCTTTGTGTCATTGTGGTTGTGATCTGAACAAATGCATTATGCTCTTATCTCCAAAACTGCACGTTTGACAGAAGTTCACTGAAATCGTTTAGTCAGTTGAcccacttttaaaaatgttaacttttttttttctagagcCACTGCTGCAGTCGAGTGAGATTGCAGATGAGCCGCCAACACTGATCAAAGAAGATCTTTTACCCCTCACTGCTCCGGTACAAAACTAGTCAAAGGTTCTacataataaagcataaatgCAGGGACAGTTCCTCTGCCTTGGGCTGTGAACCTTGCTGTCTTtcgaattcattttattttttgtagtgCTGTAtatcagaaacataaaaaatacataaatacctatgtataatatttaaaatatataattaatgtaaattttttttgctatttattttactatatttattatatatttcttattatttactttttgtattgtattgaaCCTTTTGTACTAGTGAAATTAATaactaattaataattaattgttcCTTTTTCTCTGAGTACAGGAGGATGAGGACAGTTGTGGAGCCCCACCACTGAAAAGAATCTGTACCGAGCAGGTCTCGGTCATCCAGGCGGCCCCTCTtagctaacacacacacacacacacacacacacacacgcgcacacacactgtACACTGGGCATTGATAATCAGCCAGACTGATCACTGGCCTTCCTAGAACTGCTGCAAAAGACACAATATGGACCAGACATCAAAAAAGCACTATATTTATTATCGCATGGGATCGCTTTGCAACATTTTAGATTTACAAATCTTTGCTTTCCCTTCATATCTCCCACAATATGCTTCCATTCAGGTCATGTCAGGattattgttcatttttgaaGATCTCATAGTAGAATCTCTGAATTGTTATCTCCTACACCAATTCTGACATAACCTGAATGATGCATTAATTCAACGTTTATAGGCCACAACCAAAAAAAGCCAGACTATTGACTAGAAATTCCTGTTTACAgggagaatgaatgaatgtactATCACTATAAAGCCCTTCTTGTTGAAATTATTATAATgctaatagttttattttattgtcattagAATGTGAtgcttgttaaaaaaaagaaagccatAAACTAATTTCATGTTGACTGAAGGTTTAGCCATTATTGAAGAAAATATCcttcaaaacaaagacaaataACAAGTTAAATGATTAAAGGGTACTTGAAAAAATAATTGAACACATCACGCTTTATGCACAAATAAGCTCATTAGACCACACCATTcccttttattaaaaacaatgacTCAACAAGCAGAATGTCTTCAATCAAATTCTGTAAGTTTACACTTATATATGCTATCCATATTTTCTGCTTTTAGATACTGGTCTCAGGGTCTGTAGTGCCTCCAACTCTCTTTTGTTGCTGTAATTGAACATTTACTCTCCTGTCTCTGTTGGACACCCCTAAAAATACCTGTCTCTTAtgccacatttttattttttgcacactGGTCTAGTGGGCACATTGAAGTTGATGAAGCAGTTGTATTGTTATTTGATgcaaatatcattaaaattttAGACATTTAAAGATCATTTTCAagatttattgtcattattctttaaaaatataatgtacgCTACTGTTCATAAATTTGGGGTTTTAATACGTTTTCTTGTTGAAGaacttaatacttttattcagcaagggtgcattaatatgatgaaaagagacatttacaatgtttaaaaaagatttctgtttgaaataaatgctgtttttttattaatcaaagaatcctttgGGAAAAAATTAAGGTTtctacaaatatattaagcagaacaaccttgataataagaaatgtttcttgagcaacaaatcaatatattagagtgatttctcaaggatcacgtgacactgaagaaaatTCCGCTTTACATTACTtcaaattacactttaaaatatattcaaacagaaaacagttgctttaaattgtaataatatttcaaaatattatccaaacataaaatgtatgtaGATTCAATATCTGCGGTGTTACCCTACATTTGACCTGCATGTGGCGCTGAAACaccattttcattaaaaatagttttactttcgctatttttttttttttttttttttttttaaatatatgtatattaatatgTCCTCACGTATCATCATTGTATGTTTGAAATATCGGTTATCAactaaatacatatttttcccTTCTGGCTGTATTTTAGACCTCCCTGTATTGGTTTTGGCATATAGATTACACAGTACCTAGACGCCTGCAGCATTTTTGGCAATGCTGACTATGATGTAGTAGGTACTAGATAGTCAGCCAAATAGGTTATGAGACATAGCCAGCGTTTTACTCCAGAAGAAGGGATTGTATTTTACTGTAGTCAGTGACTGTCTCTCCTCACCCGTCAAGTCTCTCAATAACTCACTCAGGCGTTTAACACACCGTCTGAGCAGGACAGCATCAGATAAAGCACAGGGAATAAGGGAAGAGCTGTTAGACGTCGGACCATGCGTGAGGGATTTTGGAAACttctttgtattttaatgttttcctTTCGTGCTTTTAAAGCTTCAGCAGCTATTTATCAGGTTCCAGCGAGGCTGCAGCGCACAGTGTCGGAGCACAACACTGGAGCGAACACACTCAACAGGTAAACCTGTCACCGACGGGAATGTCTCTGGTTTATCGAACTGATTGATTAAAGCCTTGTTGTATTGCAGAATTATGGATTAAGGCCAATGATCTCGAAAAACTTTCAATGGTTAAACAATTCTATTATTATCTAATTCAACAGAATTTTATTTCTAGTGGCTTCCAACTTTTCtgcatgtcaagtcaagtcacctttatttatatagcgcttttacaatacagattgtgtcaaagcacttaacagtatcaaattggaggatagagtgtcagtaatgtataatgataagattaaacactcaattttcagttaaaggcatttcattattgaattcagagatgtcattgtctagctcagtttagtttaaatagtatccgtgcaatcaaatcagcgataatcgctagaaattaagtgtccccaactgagcaagccagaggcgacatgtgtacatatgtaaacatttctgaaacatAATACATTATGTATACATACTttgtgtctatctatctatctatctatctatctatctatctatatatctatctatctatctatctatctatctatctatccagcTATCTATGtttgtatatctatctatctatctatctatctatctatctatctatctatctatctatctatctatctatgtttgtctgtctgtctgtctatccatctatccatctatctatctatctatctatctatctatctatctatctatctatctatctatctatctatctatctatctatctatctatccagcTATCTatgtttgtctatctatctatccatctatctgtctgtctatctatgtttgtatatctatctatctatctatctatctatctatctatctatctatctatctatctatctatctgtctatctatctgtctatctatctatctatctatctatctatctatctatctatctatctatctatctatctatgtttgtatatctatctatctatctatctatctatctatctatccatctatccatctatccatctatctatctatctatctatctatctatctatctatctatctgtctgtctgtctgtctgtctgtctgtctgtctgtctgtctatctatctatctatctatctatctatctatctgtctatctatctatgcaactatctatgtctgtctatctatctgtctatctatgtctgtctgtctgtctatctatctatgcaactatctatgtctgtctatctatgtctgtctgtctgttaaGGCCCCTGATTAAGTTCCCAGAAAAAGCATAAACCAAACCCAAAAGTATTTatgttaaaaatgaaacattcattttccCCAAAAACAGTGTGGCacaatattttatagtttaacgTGCGGTTGAGGTTAAGCTTTTTAGTCTAGACGTGTGGAGCTTGTGTGTCTGTGGTCTGGTCACAACTCATCACAGTCTGTCCTGTGAAGAAATTAAGAATAATGACTTGAATAATGAAACGACCAGTGCAGGGTCA includes:
- the tbl2 gene encoding transducin beta-like protein 2, producing MEFAAIFALSLLIGALVVLVAVAVSRQKGELSEQNEQKKDTSAPVEENAAKSSSKKQKHQQRPRKEKPQQHTFSHKLLASSLKNHSGNVACLDFSSNGKYLASCSVDRTIRIWSTKDFLDRDHKCLRANVEFDHATLVRFSPDSRAFITWLANGETIRIYKMTKKDDGTFSFKAASEDFPQKHKGVVINIGIAETGKFIMSASVDTTIVIWDLKGEVLASINTNQMTNSHVAVSPCGRFVASCGFTPDVKVWEVCFAKSGEFKEVARAFDLKGHSAGVYSFDFSNDSRRMVTVSKDGTWKLWDTDVEYKKKQDPYLLRTVPCQVSEGSRIALSPDGRAVAISNGCDIAMYSTCTGELEEEFHGVHSEEITDLKFDVNNRFLVSSGDRAIRVFHNVTGYRAAIQDMQTMLKKASNDGVRQRLQQQITDAQNALDTALNAANN
- the bcl7ba gene encoding B-cell CLL/lymphoma 7 protein family member B-A — translated: MSGRSVRAETRSRAKDDIKKVMAAIERVRRWEKKWVTVGDTSLRIFKWVPVVDTKEKDKSKVSVGGEIQRKNFPTEESSDNSCSVLLDFQDENSNQSSLSDSYQHKVAADSSNNSSPQPSEPVSPAPQSLDYRTDDPQPPTLGQEIMEEPLLQSSEIADEPPTLIKEDLLPLTAPEDEDSCGAPPLKRICTEQVSVIQAAPLS